One Rhodospirillales bacterium DNA segment encodes these proteins:
- the mreC gene encoding rod shape-determining protein MreC → MPAALKSFFHWFVYAGLVVFAGGLMLLGKADTILIERLRLKVDDVAVPVLEVLSEPADALARVLEGAQRWINVADENARLREERERLLRWQAIAQRLEVENAGLRQLLKVVPEPQATYRSARVVADSTGVFAQSVLISAGSLAGIERGQNVLTGEGLVGRIVGVSARASRVLLITDLNSRVPVFVGPSNVRAVLAGDNSERPKLVHIVPGAAIEPGDLVVTSGIAGGFPPGLPVGSIDKVDDEVVTVTPNIDRNRLEYVRIADYGMDFLKVDAPLATKEERPSQAAGNNLGGESAQRTDARR, encoded by the coding sequence ATGCCCGCTGCTTTGAAATCGTTCTTTCACTGGTTTGTCTACGCGGGCCTCGTCGTGTTTGCCGGGGGGTTGATGTTGCTCGGCAAGGCAGACACGATCCTGATCGAACGGCTACGGCTCAAGGTAGACGACGTGGCGGTGCCGGTGCTCGAAGTTCTCTCCGAGCCCGCCGATGCGCTGGCACGGGTTTTGGAAGGTGCGCAACGTTGGATCAATGTTGCGGACGAAAACGCGCGGCTGCGCGAAGAGCGCGAACGCCTGTTGCGTTGGCAGGCGATTGCACAACGCCTGGAAGTCGAAAACGCTGGCCTTCGGCAGTTGCTCAAGGTTGTTCCGGAACCGCAGGCGACCTATCGGTCAGCACGCGTCGTCGCCGATTCGACCGGAGTCTTTGCTCAGAGCGTATTGATTAGTGCTGGTAGCCTTGCCGGCATTGAGCGCGGGCAAAATGTACTCACCGGTGAGGGTCTCGTTGGACGCATCGTTGGCGTTTCGGCTCGCGCATCCCGTGTTTTGCTGATTACCGACCTGAACTCGCGCGTGCCCGTGTTTGTTGGCCCATCGAACGTGCGAGCCGTGCTCGCCGGGGACAATTCGGAAAGGCCGAAACTCGTCCACATCGTTCCGGGTGCCGCCATAGAACCGGGGGATCTTGTGGTTACGTCGGGAATAGCCGGCGGATTTCCACCCGGCTTGCCGGTGGGATCGATCGACAAGGTCGACGATGAGGTTGTAACGGTCACGCCAAACATAGACCGCAACCGCCTAGAATACGTTCGAATTGCCGATTACGGCATGGATTTCCTGAAAGTTGATGCTCCGCTCGCGACGAAGGAAGAGCGGCCAAGCCAAGCGGCAGGGAACAACCTCGGGGGGGAGAGCGCCCAACGGACGGACGCACGACGATGA
- the mreD gene encoding rod shape-determining protein MreD, producing MKASFLRRADTVSRHLVPCALTFAMLFVGLVPLHLPSFQAVAPSLPLIAVFYWTLYRPDLMPVLAVFLIGLLQDILGGLPIGVSSVTFVCVHAAVTSQRRFFIGKSFSIIWLGFTVVAVGALALSWLLSCAYYGASVSLHAVAFQVLITVGCFPVVCWLLLRCQLSLLRQI from the coding sequence ATGAAGGCGTCTTTCTTGCGACGAGCTGATACGGTCAGTCGCCATCTTGTGCCGTGTGCACTGACGTTCGCGATGCTGTTCGTCGGTCTCGTCCCGCTGCATCTCCCATCGTTTCAGGCGGTGGCGCCGTCGTTGCCGTTAATCGCGGTATTCTACTGGACGCTGTATCGTCCAGACTTGATGCCGGTCCTTGCGGTATTCTTGATCGGCCTTCTACAAGATATCCTTGGGGGGCTACCAATCGGCGTAAGTTCAGTGACCTTTGTTTGTGTTCATGCTGCGGTCACAAGTCAGCGCCGGTTTTTCATCGGAAAATCGTTTAGCATTATTTGGCTCGGATTTACCGTGGTGGCAGTTGGCGCGCTTGCATTATCGTGGTTATTGAGCTGTGCATATTATGGCGCGAGCGTCTCGTTGCATGCAGTGGCGTTTCAGGTCCTGATTACCGTCGGATGCTTTCCAGTCGTCTGCTGGCTGCTCCTGCGCTGTCAGTTGTCACTGCTTCGTCAAATTTAG